The DNA window GTAGACGCTTCGGTGGGTTCTGTTTGAATCACTACCATTAATTTGGAGCCCAATTTCACCGGTAATCGCTCTTCCGGTTGGATCGTAATGGGGTACACCACTTGCTCATCGCCACCAGCACCTTCGGCTTCCGCCGGCAAATAGGCGACACGTGTCACTTCACCTACCCACTCTTCATCAGGCAAGGCATCAAAGGTCAAGGTGGCAGATAACCCTTTTTCGACGTTAAGCGCTTCATACTCCGATACTTTCGCATGTACTTCCTGTTTCGTCAGATCGGCAATCACCACCACCGGACGGGTTGCAGCCTGAGACGGGGGCACCTCTTCCACTTGAATCACCGTCCCCCCTTTTGAAGCTTTTACCTGTGAAGAGGGGTTTTTGTACGAGAGAATCGTATCCCCTTTTTTCACTTTGTCTCCTTCTTCTACCTTAATTTCATCCAGCTCTCCTCGCTCCGGTTGAAAAAAGATCTGTTCCTGATCGCGGGGCATGAGCGTACCGGTAAGCATCACTTCTTCACTTAACTCCTCCTGCGACAACGCGGTTACTTCCACTTCCGCTGTCGACCCTTGCGCTTGCAACGCAGCAATCGTGACCATACCACCTACCAACACCAGGATCCCCACTCCAATTAACCATTTCTTTTTCAAGATGTCGCTCCTCCTGTTAGCCCATATTGGCATCCATATTAAATGTTTCGCCAATTGCAACCATTCCCGCCGTCAGTAACAACACGATTACAAACGGCACCACTGCCGCCACCCATGCTTTCCCGCTGGATATACGGGCGATTGCAGACAAGCCCCATGCGCCAACGATCAACTGCCAGACGGCAAATACCTCGATCCCCGCCAGCACTCCTCCTACAAAACCTGTGGCAGGGAGCAGCGCTCCTAGACTGGTGGGGTATACGGCTGCACTTTCACTTACACCTACCACCCACAGAAAAGCCGCATATACAACGATGGACAAAATCCCAAAAATGCTGAGATGCGTATTCAGCGAAAAAATTTGACTAAAGCGGGCGCTTCCTTGGAACAACAGTGTCAACAACCATTGACAAAATGATGTAAACAGAATCGAGAGCAAAAGGACGAATACCGTGCTAATCGGTGTGAAGATATAGGTTGAGTTACGGAGAAGATCCTCTCCAATCAACTCCATCTGCGCTTGCATCTCAGGCAGTTCCATCATCGGCTCCACGGTTGCCACAGATGCCAGCCCCATCAACAATAGAACGATGAGCAACGGTACCACAATCACCGGTCGCTCCCGTATACGCTCAAACTGCTTACCCGGCTCCAGGATCATGCCCAACAGCGACGGCTTTGCCCTCTTGTTCCGCGGTTGGGGTGTCGTTTGTACTGACGATTCCATGTTTCATCTCCCCTTTAACAAATGGCAACGTTTTTATCCTATTTCATCGATGACAACAAAATTAGCAATGGGAAAATATTTGACCTCTTTTCACTCATCAGTCTACTGCGGATATAGCGCCTCTTCTTGATTTATAGCATGTCTGACTACTTCTTTTGCAAAGCGATCCCTAACACGACACCAATTGCAACCCCGAAGCCAATCCCTATAGCGATATTATCCATGACCACACCTATACCAGCGCCAATCGCGGTTCCGATAGCAATTCCCAAAGGAATATAAGAAGATCCGTTTTGTTTCTTATCTTGAGTATCCACAAAACCACTCCTATTCGTGAGCTCACAACAAACATTAGCGTTATATTGTGTATAATAATATTAACAATATAAACATCCCCGATGCAAGCCTTTTTTGTCATTTTCTTTCTATCGCCTGATGGGATTTTGAAGACGGTTCGTCACGTCTTACGCAGCACAAAAAAGACGGCAAGGGCTAACTTCCCTCACCGTCTTTTTCTACCGAACGCTCAATGATCTGGGCCAATAAGTTTTTGCCCGCTTCACCTTTAAACCGTTCTTCACTTGCGATCTCTACCATCAAGTCTTCTGCCTCAAGATTCTTCATTGAGAGGATCTAGCCGTTCAGGCGCAAGAAGGTGCTTAAAGCAGCAAGAGCTGTGCGTTTATTTCCGTTATGGATCGGGTGGTCTTGGACAAAAAAACGCACGATTATCGTGCGGATAAGGGATGGCAGGGATACGAGGAAACATATTTATGGCGATCAAATGATCAATCCAGCTTTAACTCGTAGGTTAAATTCCCCTTTTCAATATGCAGCACTTCCTGACCGCCTTTACCGGTTTCCAAGGAGACACCGGTCAGATCCGGCTTACCTGCCGGGCGCAGGTACAACACAGTAGCAAAGGTGACATTGCGGCCCTCTTTTTCATACTGTAAGGCCGTATTCGTTTCTTTCTCATTGGTGCGGGCGGATACCCAACCTTGGACCGGGTCTTTTTCTCCCTCAATGATTTCTACACGATCTACCGGGTCCAATTGCCGGATCTCCATCACTGCTCCCGCTTCTCCTTTGGCCGTCATATGCTCTTTTCTTCCTTCCGCTTGGATGCCAGGAGCAAGATGAAAATACTGCGTATACTGGTGGGGCTGATCCGATTGGATCGTATCCCGCACCAAGATGATATCCGGTTTAAGATAGGTCAGCCGGCGAGTGATGGTAACGCCATCGTACAACTGATGACTCCCTTCCACCCAAGCGTATCCGTCATCGGTTTTTCCCTGACTGATACCCGATCCATCAGCATTGGCCAAGGAGAGATCCGGTTCTTCCCCATCCACCCCGATGCTGTTGTGGGCGCGTACACTCATCATATAATCACGAAAGGGATCGTCCTTTTTATAGTTGTACTTGCCGGAATCGACGATCCAGTCCTGCCCGTACCCGTACAACTCAAAGGAGAGATCATCCGCCTGCTTATGAGCGCGGGAGTGAAACGCATTTGTAAACGCCAGATAAACCGTATCTTCAAATCGGTCTCCATCCTCCCACGCACTACGGAAGATGGCATATCCACCCTCTTGGTAGATGCGATCCACCTCGGCCGGTTTTTTTCCTTTTTTCCCTTGGGTAAAAGAATATAACGCCTGAGGAAAAGGTTTAAGTTCCTCTTCCTTTAAGTCGATGTTGTTGGCGCTATCCCCCAAAATGGGCATCGTTTGATCCGGCTTAAATAAATAGGTGATGACATCTACCATTTTTTCAATCCGCTCATCAAAGGTTTTTCCTACGGAAAATTCGTTCGCTTCCTCAAACTCGCGAATATCGAGCAAACTTTTTAACACAAATAGATGATAGTAGGGGGAGTGTTCCTTATGAACTCCGTCCGAGGCTACATCCCCTTCTACCTGTTGCGTCAGGCGGGTTTGGGCCAGCTTGACCCACTCTTTGGACTGGGGAAACTCCGAAAAGAGGACACCGGCTTGAAGCAGGGATTTACTCTGGATGATGCCATGGTTGTTGTTGGGATTGTAAAATTCTTCGCTGGCCAGACGATCGGCATGTTCCCGAATACTGCCCAACATGACGGCGGCAAAATCATCATCTTTGTCCTCGGAGAGACGCCACACCTCAAAAAAGCGGACAAAGTTCATCAAGCGGACAGCCGTACCATGATCGTGCCAGGACATCTCTGTCGCTGGCTTGTCATAGGGGTTGTTTGCCACCCAGTCGACCACGAGGCTTTTTCCTTTTTCTAAGTATTTTTTGTCCTCGGTGTGACGATACGCTTCCGTCAAGTATTCCAGGAAGATCATATTGTGAAGATATAGTTGCCAGGAACGGTTTTTGAAGGGATCTTCTTTCCAGGTAAGATCCGCGGGCAACTCCACTTCGTCCCAGCCGTCATGAAGCCAATAGCGATCTTCCAGGATTCCATCGGCCAAACGCGTATATTCCTCCGCGCTGAAGGAGCGTTGTTGAAAGGTGTAACGCTCCTCTTCATCCCCGTGTTTATCCAACCACTCCCGTGCTTCGGAACGCTCCATTCCCGCCTGTGGCGGCTCTTCCTTGCCGAAAGAAAAACAGCCAGACACGGTAAAGGATGTCAGCAATATAGACAGCAGAAGAGCTGCGTCCCGTGTCCTGTGATGGGTTCCCATGGCCTCCTCCTTCTCCTCTTTTTCAAAGCTTCCCATGCCACCTTGTATCCTCGAGCCCAATCAGCAAAGGGGGCTGTAGCCAATTTTAGTGCGATCACATGGCTGATTCACTGATACGGAGCATTAAACCGGAGTACTCAAGACGCGATCGTATACTTCGCGATAACGGGTAACCACATCGCGCCAATCCCGCTGTTGCAACACCCACTCCCGGGCTTGGCGGCCCAGTCGCTCCGCCTCACCGGGGGCCTCCAACACCTCTGCCAGCGCCTCCGTCAAGGCATCCACATCGCCGCGGCGGAAGACAAGACCCGTCTCACCCCCACGCACCAACTCCCGCAGTGCGGGCAAATCACTGACCAACACCGTTTTAGCAAGCGCCATTGCTTCCAACGGCTTCAACGGCGTGATCAACTCGCAGACGGTAGCATCGATCCGGGGAAAGGGACAGATATCCACCAGCGAATAGTAACGGGGCACGGCATCATGTTCCACCCGACCGGTAAAGATCACTCGTTTATTCACCCCAATCTGAGCCGCTAGTTCCTTCAACCGTGGCAACTCGCTGCCCCCGCCTACAATCAAGAGGCGCAGATCCTCCATCCGCTCAGACAAACGGGCAAAGGCAACGATCAGGTCATCCAACCCTTCATATGACGTGATCGATCCGATAAATCCGATTACCCGCTTTCCTTCCAAACCCCAACGTGCGGCCAACTCGCGGTCCGGTGACATCGGTTCAAATTGTTGGGTATCCACGCCGTTTGGCACCACTGTAATCTTATCCGCTTCTACACCCTCACCGATCAGATATTCCTTCAACGTTTCTCCGATCACCACCACTTGATCAGCAGCTTGGATCACTTCCTGTTCCATGCGACGATGGCTTTGATACTTGGCGGAATCATGATAGCCCTCTATCACCGCCGCCCGTGTCATCTCCCAGAAACCCCGCACTTCATAGATAAAGGGAAGGCCTTGAGAACGGGCCACAACCGCAGCAGGATAACCGTTGAAAAAATTAGAGGCAGCATGAATCGCTTCCGGTCGTACTTCTTCCACCACTTCTTCCAACGCTTCCGTATATCGCTTCAAGTATGTCTGAATCGGGGTAAAACGCAAACGATGGTCATCATCCATCAAACGGTAAGCTAACAGGCCGTCCACCGCTTCCCGCACCACACCCGCCTTTTCGCTGTTCTTGCCCTCCGGAAAGCCAAGACGGGTAACGACGACAGGTCGAAAGCCCCGTTCTTTCTGAAAGCGCAAGATCGCTTGACTGCGAATGGCATAACCGTTACCGGTGTACGGCAGCGTATTGTTCAACACATGCAGCACTCGCCCAGAAACCGACTCACCTTTTCGTTCGCTGATCGTAGGAATGACCATCGGGGAGTGGGCCAATGCCACTTCATCTTGAATAATCGCCCGTTTGCGTTCAGTCCCAGTCGTGGGACGAAGTCGATGCTCCTCCTCCACCGATGTAAGGGCTTCTTCCACCTGTCCCAACTCCCGTTGACACAAACCTAAATCCCGATACAACTCCGCCGGTTCAACCACATGGGGATAATCTTTTTGCAACCGTTCCAAGCAGCCCAAGGCTTGCAAATAACATTTTTCCTCCAGCAGAAATTGGGCTGCTTCCTTCAGCACATTGGCTTGGCGCACTTTTCCATCCTCATCGGAGGGTTCTGCCTTTAACCAGTCACCGACTCCCTCAACCACCCGATGAGTTTCACCGCGCCGGATACGCCAGGTGAGTTCCACTTCAAGGCGAAGCAGGGAATCCACTTCCTCTTCCTTCAATAGAGCAAAAAATTGTTCTGCTGACTCCTCATCGGCATCATGGCGATCGGCAAAAGAACGGGCAATCTCCACCAACACTGCTCCCATATGCGCTGGCACTTTTTCCTTGGCTTCTTCAAACTTCTCGCGAAAGGCCTCCATTCCTTCATGGAGAAGCGTATCCGCCAATTCCCGGCTGAGATGAATCGATTCCACCAACGCTTGCTTCCGTTCCACTTCCTGCCGGTCGGGGAAACGTTGACGCACCTGCTCCAACCAGCGTCCTCCCTCTTCTACCCGTTCCGCCCGGATCAGCGTATCCACCCACAATAGCTGTAAATCCAGCGAATCCGGCCAATCCCTCGCTGCCCGCTCCGTCAAGGGATGAAGCAACTCTTGTTGCTCATGGGAGGTGACATAACGATACAGAAAGCGATACTCTTCTTCTTCCAAAAAGGGAGAAGGCCAATCCCATCCCAGCCGGAGGAGATTTTCCACATCTCTGAGATCATAGTAGGTACGTTTGAGCACCTTGGCTGTTTTTTCCGATCCGGCACTTAAGACATAAGCCCGTTCCAACAGCGGCAACGCTCCTTCCAAATTCTTTTGCCGCCGATAATGGATGCCCAATTGATAGAAAGGCGCTTCGGAAAAAGGATGATCCAAAAACAATTGCTTTACCCACTCTTCCCAGGTATCCAATTCGCCCATTTGTCGCGCCAGTTGGTACGATCGCAAATGCGTACCCGGATGGACAGGATTGAGTATCAACGCTTCCTTAATGATCGCGCGGGCATACCGAAACTGGTTGCGCGCAATGTAGGCATCCGCCAACAACAGCTTCCAACGGATGCTGCTGGGAAACCAATTTTGCAGCTCCGGCTTTTTTTGCACCCCATAGGACAACATGCGTGTCACTAGGTAGCGAATCTGTTGTTTCATCATTTTTTCAAGCCTTTCTCTCCGATTTCGCTTCCATGCTACCACGCGCGCTCCAGTACAAACATCCCTTTACCCTCAGTCGTATTGGTTATATTTCGGTGGGGAGATCATGTTCACCCACGCTTATCCGGTTCTAAAATACCTGTGGTGCAAAGATCGCTTTGCACTAAAGCACAAGTCTCGCCTTAATCACTTCGTTCCTGGTCTCGCTTTGCACTAAAGCACAAGTCTCGCCTTGGTCACTTCGTTCCCGGTCTCGCTTTGGCATTAGAATAATCAACCGTCCTGCTTTATTCCATACAGTTTTAAAAGGGTGGGCTCTTCTACACCCCAGTGGTACCGATGTTTGTGACAACGGGCATTCTCTTTCATCTGAACCCATTCATCCTGTTGTACCATTGTCTGCATCGCCGCTTGTATCGCTTTCACCTCTCCCGGCGGGACGAGACAGCCTGCTTCCGTCTCCCTCACCACACGGCGCATTTCCGGTAAATCGCTGGCGATGACGGGGACTTCAGCCATCAGGTATTCATGCAATTTGTTGGAACAAGCGCTGTAATGGTTGAGACAGGTATTCTCCAACAGCTGCAAGCCCGCCCGCGCCCCGACAGTGTAAGAGAGCAACTCCTCATGGGGAATACGTCCCAAAAAGGTGACACGATCACTCAACCCCAACTGCTTTGCCGCTTGTTCCAGTGAATGACGCAAACGGCCAAAGCCGATCACTGCCAAATGTGCTCCCCTCACCTCTTGAAACGCCTCCAACATCAAGAATAGCCCGCGACCGGACTGCAACCCGCCCTGATAAAGAAGCACCGGCGTATCCCGGTCTACGCCGACGGCGCGGTGTAAGCGGCCATTGTCGGCAACATCGGTCAGCGGTGGGACATTGCGAACCACATGGACTTGTTTTAATCCATACGCCTCGCGAAAATGGGCGGCACGGGTTTCATTGGTGGTAATAAAGCCCTCCACCCGTCGGCTTAAGAATTTTTCCACTCGATACCAAAGGCGGGAATGGGACCAGCCCTCCCGATCGGTGGAGATTTCATGGGCATCATAGATTAAAGGACGGCGACACAGACGGGCAGCGAGAAACAGCGGAACCAATGTATTCACATCATGAGCGTGAAACATCTGTGGACGCGCCCGTCGTGCTTCCCGGAAAAATAAAAAATCGATCCACCGTCGATCCAACCATAGCAAAAAGGAGCGAACCAGAGTGGAAGCCCACTTGGTTCGCCCGGGTTCCGCCGTTGCGGAAGCGGGCCGGGCGGAGGAGGATCGAGGGGAGGAACGATCCGATGAAGTGGAGCGGCGGCGGGACAAGCGGTGGATCAAGCGGGTGAGGCGGCGGATGATAATGCCATCCTTCTCCTCTTCTTCCGCTGTATCCCCCGGCTGATGAATGGCCAAAACCGTCACCCGCCAACCCGCCTTTGTTAAGGTGGCCGCTTCTTTCATGACGCGGGCGTCGGTGACACACGTGTTACGCACCGCCATTACCACGGTTTTTTTATCAAATTCAAAGTTCGCGGAGGTGGGGTTGGATCGAAACATGGTTTTCCTTGTCCCTTTCCCGTGTACTTTCGATTGTCTGATAGAGTTGGACCAGCCGCTCCTGTTCCTTCTCCCTTGTTAGTTGTTTTTTCGCCTTTAAACCATTGATCAGATAGGATTCCGGTATCTCCAAAATCTCCTGAACCGCCGTAGCGATCCCCTGTTCATCCTGAGGATCCACCAGTTTACCTGTTTTATAGGTGCCGACAACAATCGCTTTCCCCGGATGATCCGAGGAGACGATCGGGATACCCGCCTGGATGTATTCGTAGATTTTATTGGGTGTGGATAAGACGTTATTGAGGCAGCTGTCCTGGTATAATACCAAGCCCACATCCGCATGGGCCGTCACTCGCAGCATCTCCTGCGGCAGCAGCGGTTCATGGAAGAAGACGCGCTGAGTCAATTGCAGATCGTTTGCAAGCCCGATGAGCCACTCTTTTCGTTCACCAAATCCGAGTAACACCAATTTACAGATCTCCGGTAGATAGAGAAGGGAACGAATCAACTCTTCCAACCCGCGATTGCGAGAAAATCCTCCCTGATACAGCAGAATTCGATCCGCTTCGTCCAGATTGTACTTTTGATGGAAGTAATTCTTTTCGAGCGGCAATTCTTCCAAGGATTCAGGAATATTGCGAACCACTGTAGTCTTCAGTTCACCGCCATACCGGTTTTTAAACTCCCGTTCCATCAATTCATTGACTGTGATCAGCCAGTCCACATGATTGATCCACCAGGATTCCACCTGGTAGCCCACTATCCGCTCCCACCGCCCTTTGCCGTTCATTTCATTAAACAGTTCATGGGAGTCGTAGATCAGGGTGTACCCCTTTTTCCGCTTGAGGTGAACCCCAATGTTTAAGGTATTCAGATCGTGGCAATGAACAGCATCATAAGATGCGGCCTGGCAGAGCTCGCCGATCTTCATGGCAAATTGCCGCTGGGCGACAACATCTTTGGCCATCTTGACAACCGGATTGCGGATCACCCGGAATACTCCCCGCTTGACACGACGATCCGCCTTCCGTTCCACATAACGTTTAATCTGCTTGGTGCGGATGGGGATACGGAGCAGTCGGATATTTTCATGCAAATCCGGTGGCGGTTCGGCGGTGGTATGCAAACAGGCGATGTCCACACCCCAGCCCGCTCGGGCCAGGGCAAGTGCTTCCCGCTGCACCCGGGCGTCGTAGTGAATATCCTTAAATAAGATCATTAACACGCGCACCGTCGCCAACCTCCTTTATGAGTTGGTTTCTCCACTCCCCGTCTACACGCGTAGCTTAGGACAAGCTTGTTGATTATTTATATTTTGGTTGAAGGGGGGAGGGGTTTTTTGAGTCTATGTGCTCTTGCTGTTTGCAATGGAGAAGGGAGCTGCCCGCTCCAACCACCGAGGTTGGGAGCGGGCAAAACTCGCTACCGCTCAAACAGGTAGCCCGCTTTTCCCCGCCCTGGGTGGCTTCCGCTGAGTGGCACAACAAAGGCACTTCGCTTTCAAAAAACCCTCCCATCATTTAGACAATCGAAAGACCTGTGCTTAAAAGTCAAAGGGAATCGGCGAAACGTCATAGCTCTCCGGTTTCATTTCAAGAGGTGGGGTGTAGACCTCAACCGTCGCATCCGCCTGCACCCCAAAGGTAAGTCCCAGCAAGAGCAGAACTACAACCATCCACGAAACTCGTCCGGCTAACCGTCGACCCATCTGCTCTCCCCCCTTTAATTCAAGTCCTTGAGCGCTTGTTGATAACGCTTGTTGTCCGGATCGATTTCACGCGCTTGATGCAAGCTTTCCTCCGCTTGCTTTAAATCACCTTGTTCCACCGACACAACTCCCAACTGATAGTGATGGAGAGCGCGGTCCGGCTTCAGTTCCACCGCTTGTTTAGCACTCGCTGCGGCTGCATCCAAGTCCTCGTTGTAATAGTAGGCCATCGACAGGTGGTAGTGTGTACGGGCGTCGGACTCATCTAACTCCAACGCATTGGAGTAAAAATTGATCGCGTGACGAGCCAGCGTGAGACTTTCAAAGCGCCGTTCCTTGGCGGAGAGTTTCTTATCCTTAAGAACGCGCTCGCGATCTTCCAAGTAGATATTACCTGCGGTAATCCAGTAACGGGGGTCGTCCGAGTCCAACTTAGCAGCGCGCCAAGCGTAATTTTTCGCCCGCTCCAGATCCCCATCCTCTAGTAAAAAAACAGCTCGATCATGATGGTATAAAGCATTGTTCCGATCCTGATCGATGGCGAATTGGAGCGAGCGGATGGCGGCGGTGGTGTTGCCCTGTTTCCCTTGAATCTTGCCCTGATGATAAAGGAATTCCGGATTGTTCGGCTCCAGTGACAACGCCCGGTCTATCGCTCGTTCCGCCTCTTTCCAATCCTCGGCGTAATAGGCATGGACCGCCAAGGCACCGTACACCTCCGCCTCGGGAATCTGTTTGACGCCGTTTTTCAGCAGACGAACACCATCATCGTACTGCTTTCGTTCCCCGTAGAGATTGGCGAGGTTGAGGAGGTATCCTTTCTCCTGTGGATTTAGTTCCACCGTTTGCATCGCCAGTTCTAAAGCTTTATCCTTGTCGCCCCCCTGGTAGAAGTGAGCAGACTCTTCATAAAGTTGAGCCGCTTTTTCCGCCCTTTCCTCCGGGCTGGCAGCGGTTAGGTCCTTTTCTCCAAAGAGAAAAGCAATGGCCCAACCTCCTCCCCCAACGACCAACAAAGCGACTGCGGCGATCGTTGCCCACAAGGGCCAACGGCGACGCGAGGGGGCATCCTTCTCTTCCGACTGTTTAAAGATAACGGGCCGCGGTGATGGCTTTTGCGAAGTGTCCGATGGCGATTTATCCGTTTCTTCTGCCGGTTCATCAGTTGTCGTCAACTCCGTCTGTGACACGGCCTCAGACGATTGCAACCGCTTTGAGTCAACCGGCGAGTCCTTGTGCCACACGGGGTTGAGGATGTCCGCCGCTCCGTTTGTCGTACGGGACAAAGACGAAATATATCGCCCCGGAGCATCGATCACACCCGCTTCCCACCCTTCCCACTCGGTGGGATCAAGGCTGGATGGGGGCTCACTGATTTGTGGTTCTTTCAATCCTCGGGTAAATAGATCGTATTGGAAACTATCTACATCTGGAGTCAGATAGTAGACAAGGTCATCTTTTTTTTTTTGCCTGTCAGCTTCGACTGGAATTTTATCCAGCCACCGCCGCAGTTGATTGATGGTTGGTCGGTCATTCGGTTTCGCTAACAGACTGTTCATCACAAAATATTCCAATCCTTCCGGAACATCGCTGCGGAAGGTTTGAATCGGCTCCAACTTTCCTGATCGACCGATCTGCGGACTGCTGCCGGTCAACATGATATAAGTGAGAGCGCCGAGGGAGTAGGCATCCAGTGCCCGCTCCTGTTTAAGTTGCGTTTGTGGATCGGAGGCGGTAGGAGCGTTTCCGCTCCACTTGGGCAAAAGGCCGGAAGCCCCTCCATATAGAAAAAGGACCGAATCAGCGGTGATCAACATGTTTTGCGGGTGAATGACGGCAAATTGCCCTTGCTCCTCCATCCGTACCAGATGACCGGAAATGGATCGCAGTAAATCCAGGGTCTCCCCCAGGGAGAGAGGAACCGCCTCATATAAGTGATGAGCCATCAAGGTACCTTCCATCTTTCCGTACACTTGATAGAGGATACCCTTCTCTACAAACAGGCCCTGTAACGGCACAAACGCCTTCCGCTCACGATTCATTAAATCTGGCAGCTGTGCTCCTTCCTGGATGTAGCGAAGGTCCAACCCGTGTAAAAAGCGAGTGGGAACCGACTCTTCCTCATCTGACGCTGCATCCGATTGCGGCGGGATCTCCGCATAGTAAAGCGCCCCCTGGACAAAGGGGAAGGAATGAAGCACCCGATAGGTGTTACGGATCCAATCGCCTGGTTTTATCATATTCATGCGCCATCGGACTCCTTCGTTCAAATCTCCCCTGGGATGGAATCCCGAAATATGTATAATGAGGCATGGGGTTGTGCCATGTTTCTACACAGTTTGACAGGATCACACTGGTATTCATTTTACCATGAACACGGATGGCAGGACACCCTTTTTTCCGCAATAAAACGGACTTTCCACCTTTGTCAAGCCCTTATTTGAAGGAACGATTGGAAAATCGATACAGCAGGATCGATCCCTCTAACCTGCGAATAAAAGATAGGAAAACCATTTATCCGAGAGAGGAATGATCCCGATGAATCCTAAAGCGGTTCGGGCCTGGATCTTATACGACTGGGCCAACTCCGCTTTCGCCACCACTGTGATGGCGGCGGTGATGCCGATCTACTATGCCGATGTCGCTGCCAGCGGATTGGATAATACTACTAAAACAGCCTATTGGGGCTACACCCAATCGATCGCTCTTATTTTTGTGGTTCTTCTTGCCCCAGTACTGGGTGCCATCGCCGACCGTTCTCACTCCAAACGCGCCTTCCTTCGCTTTTTCACCTATATGGGCGTAATCGCTTCGATTTTGCTGGCTTTTGTAGGTGAAGGAGAGTGGCTACTCGCCTCACTGTTGGTTATCGTGGGCACACTGGCTTTCTCCGGCGGCAACGTTTTCTATGACGCCTTCCTGACCGATCTTGTTCCTGAGGAGAGCAAACGGGATTATGTTTCCTCCCAAGGGTACGCTTACGGCTATATCGGCGGTGGTGTCCTTTTGGCCATCAACTTGGCCATGATCTCTTTTCCCACCGCTTTTGGCTTGGCCAATGCCACAGTCGCCACCCAGCTTTCCTTTTTATCAGTGGGGATCTGGTGGTTTCTCTTTTCGATTCCCTTTTTTCGTCATGTTAAAGAGCGCACAACCAACCACAGCAAAGAGAAACCCCTCGCGCTCGCCGCCACCGGCATCCGTTCCACCCTGGCAACCATCAAGAGCCTTAAGCGCTACCCGGAATTACTCAAGTTTCTGATCGCTTTTTGGTTCTTCTCCGACGGGATCAATACCATCATCAAGATGGCTACCATCTACGGCCGTGAAATCGGCATCGGTCAGAACGATCTCATCGCCGCTCTTTTGATCACCCAATTCGTCGGTATCCCCTGCACCCTCCTTTTCGGCAAATTGGCGGAAAAAACAGGCGCCATGCGCACCCTCATCATCACCTTGATTGTCTATCTTCTCATCGTCGTTCTCGGTTATTTTATGCAAACCGCCCTCCATTTTTATCTACTTGCTATCCTGGTCGGAACCGTTCAAGGGGGGAGCCAGTCCCTGAGCCGCTCCATCTTTACCCGCCTCGTCCCCATCCACCGCAATGCCGAATTCTTCGGCTTTTACGGCTTATCCGGCAAATTCGCTTCTATCTTCGGTCCCTTTGTCTTCGGTCTGGTTGGGCAGCTCACCGGTACCAGCCGGATCGCGATCACTTCCCTCTCCTTCTTCTTTATCGCCGGAATTGTGATGCTGTTGCTGGTTAACCTAGAAAAAGGAAAACAGGAAGCGGAGGCGGTCATGCGGGAAGAGATGGGCAGTAAGGGCGTGACACCTTCGATGTAGAAGTGGCTGTAAAAAACAACGGGAAGAAGCTTTATCGCCTCTTCCCGTTTC is part of the Desmospora activa DSM 45169 genome and encodes:
- a CDS encoding alginate lyase family protein produces the protein MGTHHRTRDAALLLSILLTSFTVSGCFSFGKEEPPQAGMERSEAREWLDKHGDEEERYTFQQRSFSAEEYTRLADGILEDRYWLHDGWDEVELPADLTWKEDPFKNRSWQLYLHNMIFLEYLTEAYRHTEDKKYLEKGKSLVVDWVANNPYDKPATEMSWHDHGTAVRLMNFVRFFEVWRLSEDKDDDFAAVMLGSIREHADRLASEEFYNPNNNHGIIQSKSLLQAGVLFSEFPQSKEWVKLAQTRLTQQVEGDVASDGVHKEHSPYYHLFVLKSLLDIREFEEANEFSVGKTFDERIEKMVDVITYLFKPDQTMPILGDSANNIDLKEEELKPFPQALYSFTQGKKGKKPAEVDRIYQEGGYAIFRSAWEDGDRFEDTVYLAFTNAFHSRAHKQADDLSFELYGYGQDWIVDSGKYNYKKDDPFRDYMMSVRAHNSIGVDGEEPDLSLANADGSGISQGKTDDGYAWVEGSHQLYDGVTITRRLTYLKPDIILVRDTIQSDQPHQYTQYFHLAPGIQAEGRKEHMTAKGEAGAVMEIRQLDPVDRVEIIEGEKDPVQGWVSARTNEKETNTALQYEKEGRNVTFATVLYLRPAGKPDLTGVSLETGKGGQEVLHIEKGNLTYELKLD
- a CDS encoding efflux RND transporter periplasmic adaptor subunit translates to MKKKWLIGVGILVLVGGMVTIAALQAQGSTAEVEVTALSQEELSEEVMLTGTLMPRDQEQIFFQPERGELDEIKVEEGDKVKKGDTILSYKNPSSQVKASKGGTVIQVEEVPPSQAATRPVVVIADLTKQEVHAKVSEYEALNVEKGLSATLTFDALPDEEWVGEVTRVAYLPAEAEGAGGDEQVVYPITIQPEERLPVKLGSKLMVVIQTEPTEASTLPQSAVISRGNKNLVFIVEDGKAQEKEVKLGISDGDRVEIRSGVKADEDVIVDPPQDLKTGKEVTVR
- a CDS encoding YIP1 family protein; this translates as MESSVQTTPQPRNKRAKPSLLGMILEPGKQFERIRERPVIVVPLLIVLLLMGLASVATVEPMMELPEMQAQMELIGEDLLRNSTYIFTPISTVFVLLLSILFTSFCQWLLTLLFQGSARFSQIFSLNTHLSIFGILSIVVYAAFLWVVGVSESAAVYPTSLGALLPATGFVGGVLAGIEVFAVWQLIVGAWGLSAIARISSGKAWVAAVVPFVIVLLLTAGMVAIGETFNMDANMG
- a CDS encoding glycosyltransferase family 4 protein — protein: MKQQIRYLVTRMLSYGVQKKPELQNWFPSSIRWKLLLADAYIARNQFRYARAIIKEALILNPVHPGTHLRSYQLARQMGELDTWEEWVKQLFLDHPFSEAPFYQLGIHYRRQKNLEGALPLLERAYVLSAGSEKTAKVLKRTYYDLRDVENLLRLGWDWPSPFLEEEEYRFLYRYVTSHEQQELLHPLTERAARDWPDSLDLQLLWVDTLIRAERVEEGGRWLEQVRQRFPDRQEVERKQALVESIHLSRELADTLLHEGMEAFREKFEEAKEKVPAHMGAVLVEIARSFADRHDADEESAEQFFALLKEEEVDSLLRLEVELTWRIRRGETHRVVEGVGDWLKAEPSDEDGKVRQANVLKEAAQFLLEEKCYLQALGCLERLQKDYPHVVEPAELYRDLGLCQRELGQVEEALTSVEEEHRLRPTTGTERKRAIIQDEVALAHSPMVIPTISERKGESVSGRVLHVLNNTLPYTGNGYAIRSQAILRFQKERGFRPVVVTRLGFPEGKNSEKAGVVREAVDGLLAYRLMDDDHRLRFTPIQTYLKRYTEALEEVVEEVRPEAIHAASNFFNGYPAAVVARSQGLPFIYEVRGFWEMTRAAVIEGYHDSAKYQSHRRMEQEVIQAADQVVVIGETLKEYLIGEGVEADKITVVPNGVDTQQFEPMSPDRELAARWGLEGKRVIGFIGSITSYEGLDDLIVAFARLSERMEDLRLLIVGGGSELPRLKELAAQIGVNKRVIFTGRVEHDAVPRYYSLVDICPFPRIDATVCELITPLKPLEAMALAKTVLVSDLPALRELVRGGETGLVFRRGDVDALTEALAEVLEAPGEAERLGRQAREWVLQQRDWRDVVTRYREVYDRVLSTPV